In the genome of Hyphobacterium sp. CCMP332, one region contains:
- a CDS encoding penicillin-binding protein activator LpoB has protein sequence MKNLRIILIAIAFLTIGTACKRSVTRVSPDQQIDLSGRWNDTDSRLVSEEMIRDVLSRPWLEDFRQATGEKPVVIVGMMSNKTSEHIETETFIKNIEREFINSGRVRVVQNSVFREKMREERADQNEFSSPETAKKWGKELGADFMLFGVLTSITDSYNKEKVVFYKTNLELANLETNEKVWIGDKEIKKYIKN, from the coding sequence ATGAAAAATTTAAGAATAATTCTAATCGCCATTGCTTTTTTAACTATTGGAACCGCTTGTAAACGCAGCGTTACAAGAGTAAGTCCCGATCAGCAAATTGACCTTAGCGGTCGCTGGAATGATACTGACTCAAGGCTTGTTTCCGAAGAAATGATCAGAGATGTATTGTCAAGGCCCTGGCTAGAGGATTTCCGTCAGGCAACAGGGGAAAAGCCCGTTGTTATTGTGGGGATGATGTCCAACAAGACTTCTGAGCACATTGAAACGGAAACATTTATCAAAAACATAGAAAGAGAATTTATTAATTCCGGTCGTGTTAGGGTTGTTCAGAATTCTGTATTCAGAGAAAAAATGAGAGAGGAAAGAGCTGATCAAAATGAATTCTCAAGTCCTGAAACGGCTAAAAAATGGGGTAAGGAATTAGGTGCTGATTTTATGCTTTTTGGCGTGTTGACATCAATCACCGATTCTTACAACAAGGAAAAGGTTGTCTTTTATAAAACCAATCTTGAACTGGCGAATCTGGAAACCAATGAAAAGGTCTGGATTGGTGATAAGGAGATTAAGAAATACATAAAAAATTAA
- a CDS encoding S8 family serine peptidase — MVKFKALGILSLIVLLSIGNSLLAQKKYVVYFKDKANTSYDLSNPLSMISQRALDRRTRQGISMDSSDIPVNVNYVSQVESTGALVIRQSKWFNAVVVDCDSITLNQILTLPFVKNDQRIFKVKQPDREFEEWEIDRKYTSNAKTQFDYGAAANQITMLGADVMHNEGFDGTGMWIGVFDSGFRNADSIAAFDHLHQSNRILGTFDIVEGDQNVYDEHSHGTSVLSCMAAFSSGEIIGTAFGASYFLFRTEDVFSETQLEEFNWLVAAEQADSLGLDLINTSLGYSTMDNSQFSHSYADMDGNTTIISRAAEFAAKKGILCINSAGNEGNGSWYYITAPADADSIITVGAVGADSTLAAFSSRGPTADGRIKPDVMAQGLSTAVISSSTGNVVNGSGTSFSGPLIAGFAASLWSAYPNKTNIEMIELIRMSADRYANPNNDYGYGIPNYSKAKFLSSLNDLSDSNADFKFFPNPFSYNSNLTLQVSAKIIGKQVKIEVYNTIASLLKNIEIKSADYINTIDLSEKFMNSNILYLRVSTDEESNVFRIVKAQ, encoded by the coding sequence ATGGTAAAATTTAAAGCGCTTGGAATCCTTTCACTAATTGTACTTCTGTCAATTGGTAATTCACTTTTAGCCCAGAAGAAATACGTCGTATATTTTAAGGACAAGGCCAATACCTCCTATGATTTGTCAAATCCACTCAGCATGATTTCCCAAAGAGCACTGGACAGAAGAACTAGACAAGGCATTTCTATGGATTCATCTGATATTCCTGTCAATGTAAATTATGTTTCGCAGGTTGAGAGCACCGGTGCGCTGGTCATCCGACAATCAAAATGGTTCAATGCGGTGGTTGTGGATTGCGACTCGATCACTCTTAATCAAATTCTGACATTGCCATTTGTGAAAAATGATCAGAGAATATTTAAAGTAAAACAACCGGATCGCGAATTTGAAGAATGGGAGATTGACAGAAAATATACCTCAAATGCCAAAACTCAATTTGACTATGGGGCCGCTGCGAATCAGATTACAATGCTGGGAGCAGATGTGATGCACAATGAGGGTTTCGACGGCACAGGAATGTGGATAGGTGTATTTGATTCTGGTTTTAGAAATGCCGACAGCATTGCAGCATTTGATCATTTGCATCAAAGTAATCGAATTTTAGGGACTTTTGATATAGTTGAAGGAGATCAAAATGTCTACGATGAACACAGCCATGGAACAAGTGTACTTTCATGCATGGCGGCTTTCTCTTCGGGCGAAATAATCGGAACCGCTTTTGGCGCCTCTTATTTTTTATTCAGAACTGAAGATGTGTTTTCCGAGACACAACTTGAAGAATTTAACTGGTTGGTAGCTGCTGAACAAGCAGATAGTCTGGGGCTTGACCTAATCAATACCTCTTTGGGCTATTCTACTATGGATAACTCTCAATTCAGCCATAGCTATGCGGACATGGACGGAAACACCACCATAATCTCAAGAGCTGCTGAATTTGCAGCCAAAAAAGGCATTCTTTGTATCAATAGTGCCGGGAATGAAGGCAATGGATCTTGGTATTATATTACTGCCCCGGCCGATGCCGATTCAATTATTACTGTAGGAGCTGTGGGCGCAGACAGCACTTTAGCTGCATTTAGCAGCAGAGGGCCAACAGCGGACGGAAGAATTAAACCCGATGTTATGGCCCAGGGTTTGTCCACGGCGGTGATAAGTTCTAGTACCGGAAATGTTGTAAACGGTTCCGGAACTTCATTTTCCGGGCCATTGATTGCCGGTTTTGCTGCCTCGCTTTGGTCTGCTTACCCAAATAAAACAAACATAGAGATGATTGAACTTATTAGAATGTCTGCAGATAGATATGCAAATCCTAACAACGATTATGGTTATGGAATACCCAACTATTCAAAAGCTAAATTTTTAAGTTCGCTTAATGACTTAAGCGATTCAAATGCTGATTTTAAGTTTTTCCCAAATCCTTTTTCTTATAATTCAAACTTGACTTTACAGGTAAGTGCGAAAATTATAGGTAAACAAGTAAAGATTGAAGTGTATAATACAATAGCATCTCTGTTAAAGAACATAGAAATCAAATCAGCCGATTATATAAATACTATTGATTTGTCTGAAAAATTTATGAATTCTAATATCCTGTATTTACGTGTCAGCACGGATGAAGAATCAAATGTATTTAGAATTGTAAAAGCCCAATAA
- the trmB gene encoding tRNA (guanosine(46)-N7)-methyltransferase TrmB has product MARQKKKKFAENELRQNLIQPGKAEFGNLKGKWASNFFKNDKPIVLELGCGRGEYSVGLARLFPNKNFVGVDIKGDRMYKGSKAAEEENLDNVAFLRIMIQEIDDHFAENEISEIWITFPDPRPRNRDIKRRLTSERYFKKYYHLIKDGGIFHLKTDSRPLFDFSLELIEKLPKDNLLYTYDLYNSDLKDEHFGIKTRYEEKFMKEGFSINYLRFNIISNKT; this is encoded by the coding sequence ATGGCAAGACAAAAGAAGAAGAAGTTTGCCGAAAATGAACTGCGACAAAATTTAATTCAACCCGGAAAAGCAGAATTCGGCAATTTGAAAGGAAAATGGGCTTCTAATTTTTTCAAGAATGATAAACCCATTGTTTTAGAGCTGGGTTGCGGAAGAGGTGAATATTCAGTGGGTCTGGCGCGTTTGTTTCCCAATAAAAATTTTGTTGGGGTTGATATCAAAGGCGATAGAATGTATAAGGGCAGTAAAGCAGCAGAAGAAGAAAACCTAGATAATGTTGCATTTCTACGAATAATGATTCAGGAAATTGATGATCATTTTGCCGAAAATGAAATTTCCGAAATATGGATTACCTTCCCCGATCCCAGGCCTAGAAATAGGGACATTAAACGGAGATTAACTTCAGAGCGTTATTTTAAAAAATATTATCATCTAATAAAAGATGGCGGAATATTTCACCTAAAGACCGATTCTAGGCCCTTATTTGATTTTTCATTAGAACTCATAGAAAAACTTCCAAAGGACAATTTACTTTATACCTATGACTTGTATAACTCTGATTTAAAAGATGAACACTTCGGTATAAAAACGCGATACGAGGAAAAATTTATGAAAGAAGGGTTTTCTATTAATTATTTAAGGTTTAATATTATCTCAAATAAGACCTAA
- a CDS encoding TonB-dependent receptor, whose protein sequence is MIFLAFAANSQDLARVYGVVKDETGIPVEFANVISNSDQKLSITNSKGEFSLITTAGIDKIFTVKFVGFKSQTFILNLNAGEEKYREIYLEEETKLLEDVEIKGDRSEAEKEQVSVIAIDPKLPKILPSVSQDFNKIIATLPGVIAQNELSSEYAVRGGNFDENLVYVNDILVYRPFLTRSGQQEGLSFVNSDLTSSAEFSAGGWQPRYGDKLSSVLNVTYKEPEAFGGSISVGLLGGSFHLEGSSPNKRLSHITGIRHKRTEFLLNTLETEGEYLPRFTDLQSYISYDLSKVQGEGKTKLGFLNAYSRNRYNVIPAARESTFGTVQEVIRLFVAFDGQEEMEYDTYQGGLSLKHKFSEKFKSTVTQSLTITRERENQDLEAGYRLCDVGTNLADTSFDKCISERGIGTIYNYGRNSLSASILNTINRNEIKLNEKNELEFGLQYGTEIIEDQLNEWSFIDSSDYVNITENRKSSIDLNSHRFEGYVQHEIQPDSAIKITYGLRFNYWNLNDQLLVSPRIQVYYHPKWNKDFTFKGALGVYQQPPFYRELRNFDGSVNKDVLAQRSYHAIIGSDYRFKIWHRDFKLTTEGYLKYLDKVIPYDIDNVRIRYYPKVNAEAYNIGLDVRIGGEFIKGAESWFSLGILSSRENLEGDDNGFIRRPTDQRLNLGIFFQDHLPKNPSIRVYINLVYGTGLPFGPPRRPEFRAQLSAPSYRRADVGFTKILTIGGKGIRDGGFKSIKLAAEVLNIIAANNTISYIWIQDVTGNTYAIPNTLSQRFLNFRAIAEF, encoded by the coding sequence TTGATTTTTTTAGCATTCGCTGCTAATTCTCAGGATCTGGCCAGAGTATATGGTGTGGTTAAAGACGAAACGGGAATACCCGTAGAGTTTGCCAATGTAATAAGCAATTCCGATCAGAAATTATCTATTACCAATTCCAAAGGGGAGTTTTCTTTAATTACTACAGCTGGAATTGATAAAATATTTACGGTAAAATTTGTCGGTTTTAAGTCTCAGACTTTCATACTTAATCTCAATGCCGGAGAAGAAAAGTATAGGGAAATATATTTAGAAGAAGAAACCAAACTTTTGGAAGATGTAGAAATCAAAGGTGATCGTTCTGAAGCGGAAAAAGAACAGGTCAGTGTGATAGCAATAGACCCGAAATTGCCCAAAATTCTACCTAGTGTTAGTCAGGATTTCAATAAAATTATTGCCACCTTGCCCGGTGTAATCGCTCAAAATGAATTGTCGAGCGAATATGCGGTTAGGGGAGGAAACTTTGACGAAAATTTGGTTTACGTCAATGATATATTGGTTTACCGACCATTTTTAACCCGATCCGGCCAACAGGAGGGATTAAGTTTTGTCAATTCAGATCTCACTTCCAGTGCAGAATTTTCAGCCGGAGGTTGGCAGCCACGTTATGGTGACAAATTAAGTTCAGTTTTAAATGTTACCTATAAAGAGCCAGAGGCATTTGGCGGATCAATTTCTGTAGGCTTATTGGGAGGTTCATTTCACCTGGAAGGAAGTTCTCCAAATAAAAGACTTTCACATATTACAGGAATACGTCATAAAAGGACTGAATTTTTATTAAATACACTTGAAACGGAAGGGGAATATTTACCGCGTTTTACCGATCTGCAATCCTATATAAGTTATGATTTGAGTAAAGTTCAGGGAGAGGGTAAAACAAAATTGGGTTTCCTCAATGCCTATAGCAGAAACCGTTACAATGTAATCCCGGCAGCAAGAGAAAGCACTTTTGGTACCGTTCAGGAAGTGATCAGGTTATTCGTGGCGTTTGATGGACAGGAAGAAATGGAATACGATACATACCAGGGGGGACTCAGTTTGAAACACAAATTCTCAGAAAAATTTAAAAGTACGGTAACACAATCTTTGACCATTACCAGGGAAAGAGAAAATCAGGACTTGGAGGCAGGTTACCGGCTTTGTGATGTAGGGACAAATCTTGCGGACACCAGTTTTGACAAATGCATTTCCGAAAGGGGTATAGGTACGATATATAATTATGGCAGAAACAGTCTTTCAGCAAGTATTTTAAATACTATAAATAGAAATGAAATTAAGTTGAATGAAAAAAACGAATTGGAATTCGGATTACAATACGGGACTGAAATAATAGAAGATCAGCTCAATGAATGGTCTTTTATTGACTCTTCGGACTATGTCAATATCACTGAAAATAGAAAAAGCAGTATTGATCTAAACTCACATCGTTTTGAAGGATATGTACAGCATGAAATTCAACCCGATTCCGCAATTAAAATTACCTATGGTCTGCGCTTCAATTATTGGAATTTAAATGATCAGTTATTGGTATCGCCTCGGATACAGGTCTATTATCATCCAAAATGGAATAAAGATTTTACCTTCAAAGGTGCCCTGGGGGTATATCAACAACCTCCATTTTACAGAGAATTGAGAAATTTTGATGGAAGCGTGAATAAAGATGTGCTGGCGCAAAGATCATATCACGCCATTATAGGTAGTGATTATCGCTTTAAAATTTGGCATAGGGATTTTAAATTGACAACTGAAGGCTATCTCAAATACCTGGACAAAGTCATTCCATACGATATAGATAATGTCAGAATTCGTTATTATCCTAAGGTAAATGCGGAAGCCTATAATATTGGTTTAGATGTTAGAATTGGTGGAGAGTTCATAAAAGGAGCAGAATCCTGGTTTAGTTTGGGAATACTTTCTTCACGCGAAAATCTCGAGGGCGATGATAATGGTTTTATACGACGGCCAACGGATCAAAGGTTAAATCTGGGCATATTTTTTCAAGATCATTTACCAAAAAATCCGAGTATCCGTGTTTATATTAATTTGGTTTACGGCACAGGTCTTCCGTTTGGACCTCCGAGGAGACCGGAATTCAGAGCTCAGCTTAGTGCGCCATCTTACAGAAGGGCCGACGTAGGCTTTACAAAAATTTTAACCATAGGAGGTAAAGGTATTCGCGATGGAGGTTTTAAATCGATAAAACTGGCTGCCGAGGTTTTAAATATTATCGCAGCCAATAATACCATTTCCTATATCTGGATTCAGGATGTTACTGGAAATACTTATGCCATACCTAACACGCTTTCCCAACGATTTTTGAACTTCAGAGCAATCGCTGAATTCTAA
- a CDS encoding Na/Pi cotransporter family protein produces the protein MNYGLLDLLTLIGALGFFIYGMKIMSDGVQKVAGTKLRQILATMTSNRFFGVITGFLITCLIQSSSATTVMVVSFVNAGLLSLIESIGVIMGANIGTTITAWLISIFGFKVKIADFSLIIIGISFPLLFSKNNNFKNLAETLIGFALLFMGLEALKDSVPDLQNNPQALEFLKGFSYEDKSYFGKLLTTVLFVFIGTILTIVVQSSSAAMALTLVMTNQGWIPFPLAASMVLGENIGTTITANLAALVANTNAKRAARAHFIFNVFGVIWMVFLMPFFITAINWYMEKNNFGSPMETASSVPIGLSIFHTVFNILNVFILIWFSHFIASTVTRLVKDKKHFDDLSLPLYLNAGDLKDINKAMSNVKFELVEFVNNVEKSFQNLRSYIANSDNDDNGNRELRKSIKAYADITNEFDLNISNYLIELSEKETSRYNSLRIYQYMEISSELEDFADLLEYMAKEIELNRNNGLKLKEKHKNQLDELLKHIFNSLGDFNKLLQNNFQKGELEKKQELAYLEDTFKRIKDDHLESKLKKKHKAKLNVYFSRLHSITEQIYFRIRSINQIANREIPA, from the coding sequence ATGAATTACGGGTTACTTGACTTACTTACTTTAATAGGGGCTCTTGGGTTTTTCATCTATGGCATGAAAATCATGAGTGACGGTGTCCAAAAAGTAGCCGGAACCAAACTCCGACAGATTTTGGCCACCATGACGTCCAATCGGTTTTTTGGGGTAATTACTGGCTTTTTAATCACCTGTCTAATTCAAAGCTCATCGGCGACTACAGTGATGGTGGTGAGTTTCGTAAACGCAGGCCTCTTATCTTTAATTGAATCCATAGGTGTTATCATGGGCGCCAATATTGGAACAACCATAACCGCCTGGCTAATTTCTATTTTTGGATTTAAGGTTAAAATTGCGGATTTCAGTCTAATTATAATTGGAATCAGTTTCCCACTTCTCTTTTCAAAAAACAATAATTTTAAAAATCTCGCTGAAACTTTAATTGGTTTTGCACTTCTTTTCATGGGTTTGGAGGCTTTAAAAGACTCAGTTCCCGATCTTCAGAATAACCCACAAGCATTGGAGTTTTTAAAGGGGTTCTCTTATGAGGACAAAAGCTATTTTGGAAAATTATTAACCACAGTATTATTCGTATTTATAGGAACCATATTAACTATTGTAGTGCAATCCTCAAGTGCTGCTATGGCGCTGACATTGGTAATGACCAATCAGGGATGGATTCCATTTCCTCTTGCCGCCTCTATGGTTTTGGGTGAAAACATAGGTACTACAATTACAGCAAACCTGGCAGCACTAGTGGCCAATACGAATGCCAAAAGAGCAGCCAGAGCACATTTCATTTTCAATGTATTCGGAGTGATTTGGATGGTATTTTTAATGCCTTTCTTTATTACGGCCATTAACTGGTATATGGAAAAAAATAATTTTGGTTCACCAATGGAAACTGCAAGCAGCGTCCCCATTGGTTTGAGCATTTTTCATACAGTGTTTAACATTTTAAATGTTTTTATTCTGATCTGGTTTAGTCACTTCATTGCTTCTACGGTGACGAGGTTGGTCAAGGATAAAAAACATTTTGATGATCTCAGTCTTCCATTATATCTCAATGCCGGTGATTTAAAAGACATCAATAAGGCCATGAGTAATGTAAAATTCGAACTTGTCGAGTTTGTCAATAATGTTGAAAAATCATTTCAAAACTTAAGGTCCTATATTGCAAATAGCGATAATGATGATAACGGAAATAGGGAATTAAGAAAAAGTATAAAAGCTTATGCCGATATAACCAATGAATTTGACTTAAACATTAGTAATTATTTAATAGAACTATCTGAAAAAGAAACCAGTAGATATAATTCACTTAGAATATATCAATACATGGAAATAAGCAGTGAGCTTGAAGATTTTGCCGACCTATTGGAATACATGGCCAAAGAAATTGAATTAAATAGAAATAATGGTTTGAAACTAAAGGAAAAACATAAAAACCAATTGGACGAATTACTGAAACATATATTTAATTCATTAGGTGACTTTAATAAATTACTCCAAAACAATTTTCAAAAGGGTGAATTGGAAAAAAAGCAGGAGCTGGCTTATCTGGAGGATACCTTTAAAAGGATCAAAGATGATCATCTTGAATCAAAACTTAAGAAAAAGCACAAAGCCAAATTGAATGTTTATTTCTCAAGGCTTCACTCCATAACAGAGCAAATTTATTTCAGAATAAGATCGATAAATCAAATCGCCAATAGGGAAATACCCGCTTAG
- a CDS encoding PorT family protein produces the protein MKKRVLNIFLICFLFISSQKAFSQLEVSLIPKLGYSFSTYKLNYPSIQHLMRSGPAAGLYFQFRPNDIFLFETGMQVTSKGSIQTAFDTFPRLELITTYADFPFLIGIQPSKDFFQLKAGLQFSNIISGHIRSEDTSRENKDLYNSWDVAAILQVDYDFDFGLNVGVRMASGITNMRRERIIFPNNAQVDEFRSFNIQILTGYTLPIILN, from the coding sequence ATGAAAAAAAGAGTCCTAAATATTTTTCTTATATGCTTCTTGTTCATTTCCTCTCAAAAAGCTTTTTCTCAGCTTGAAGTTAGCCTGATCCCAAAACTCGGTTATTCTTTCTCAACTTATAAACTAAATTATCCTTCAATACAACATTTAATGAGAAGCGGGCCTGCAGCCGGTTTGTATTTTCAATTCAGGCCAAATGATATTTTTCTTTTTGAAACAGGAATGCAGGTAACATCGAAGGGTTCCATACAAACCGCCTTTGATACATTTCCGAGGTTAGAATTAATCACCACATATGCTGATTTTCCCTTTTTAATTGGAATACAACCATCCAAAGATTTTTTTCAGTTAAAAGCCGGTCTGCAATTTTCAAATATTATTAGCGGACATATAAGATCAGAAGACACTTCCAGGGAAAACAAAGATTTGTATAATTCCTGGGATGTAGCCGCTATACTCCAGGTGGATTATGATTTTGACTTTGGCTTAAATGTCGGAGTGAGAATGGCAAGTGGAATCACAAATATGCGTAGGGAGCGAATAATTTTTCCCAATAATGCCCAGGTTGATGAATTCAGATCCTTTAATATTCAGATTCTGACAGGATATACCTTGCCTATTATTTTAAATTAA
- a CDS encoding efflux RND transporter periplasmic adaptor subunit has protein sequence MRTFLIIIVVVLLFGSFIGGGYYLYQKSEEKPVVYEIQKPFFSDVVKKTVATGSIIPRKEIEIKSQVSGVVDKLFVEAGEQVRTGQIIARIKIIPNVVALNNAEANLKTAIINFKNSEKELKRQQDLFEQKVISEFDYNQFLLDYNLRKQQVEAAENNLDLIKEGAAKKSGNVSNLVKSTVEGMVLDVPVKEGNFVIETNTFNDGTTIAFIANMSEMIFEGNVDETEVGKIKEGMDLILKIGALESESFKAKLEYISPKGVEEEGAIQFEIRAAVKLEEGKFLRAGYSANADIVLDKRDSVLVVPERILSFKDGKTYVEIQTSEQEFKEQAVKVGLSDGINIEVIEGVSIEDQLKAGEKI, from the coding sequence ATGAGAACCTTTCTAATAATTATAGTCGTTGTTTTACTTTTTGGAAGTTTTATAGGGGGAGGCTATTATCTCTACCAAAAATCAGAAGAAAAGCCGGTTGTGTATGAAATTCAAAAACCATTTTTTAGTGATGTAGTCAAAAAAACTGTTGCAACAGGCTCAATAATTCCGCGAAAGGAAATTGAAATTAAATCACAGGTTTCCGGGGTTGTTGATAAATTGTTTGTAGAAGCAGGTGAACAGGTTAGAACCGGCCAAATAATTGCACGAATAAAAATTATTCCCAATGTCGTTGCACTAAATAATGCCGAAGCCAATTTAAAAACAGCCATAATCAATTTTAAAAATTCTGAAAAAGAACTGAAAAGGCAGCAGGATCTTTTTGAACAAAAAGTGATTTCAGAATTTGATTATAATCAATTCCTGCTCGATTATAATTTAAGAAAACAGCAGGTAGAAGCTGCGGAAAACAACCTTGATCTCATCAAGGAAGGTGCGGCTAAAAAATCAGGCAATGTTTCTAATCTCGTCAAATCCACAGTGGAAGGAATGGTTTTAGATGTCCCTGTGAAAGAGGGAAACTTTGTGATTGAAACAAATACATTTAATGACGGTACCACCATCGCTTTTATAGCAAATATGAGCGAAATGATATTTGAAGGAAATGTGGATGAAACCGAAGTTGGTAAAATTAAAGAGGGAATGGATCTCATTTTAAAAATTGGAGCTCTTGAAAGTGAGAGCTTTAAAGCCAAACTCGAATACATTTCTCCAAAGGGTGTAGAAGAAGAAGGTGCAATTCAATTTGAAATACGCGCCGCTGTAAAATTGGAAGAAGGAAAATTTTTACGCGCCGGATACAGCGCCAATGCCGATATTGTACTCGATAAAAGAGACAGTGTGCTTGTAGTTCCAGAGCGAATACTCTCATTTAAAGATGGGAAAACCTATGTTGAAATACAGACGAGTGAGCAGGAATTCAAAGAACAGGCTGTAAAAGTGGGGCTCTCCGATGGAATCAATATTGAAGTTATTGAAGGAGTGTCAATCGAAGATCAACTGAAGGCAGGAGAAAAAATCTGA
- the gdhA gene encoding NADP-specific glutamate dehydrogenase codes for MSDIIEALKKRNPGETEFHQAAEEVIDTIKPVLDKNEKYRKHKILERMLEPERLISFRIEWIDDSGEIQINKGYRVQMNSAVGPYKGGLRFHPSVNPSILKFLAFEQIFKNALTSLPLGGGKGGSDFNPKGKSEFEVMRFCQAFMKELYRHIGPTLDIPAGDIGVGGREIGYLFGAYKKIVNEFTGVLTGKGPGWGGSLIRTEATGYGLVFFAENMLNEKNDDLNGKVCLVSGSGNVAQYTMEKLIHCGAKVVTFSDSSGYIYDDEGVSQDKLEFIKELKNEKRGRVEEYAKKYKNSQFTAVNKDSDSNPLWDNKADCAFPCATQNEIGTKDANNIVKNGIKLLAEGANMPLTAEAIEIILDNKIAYAPGKASNAGGVATSGLEMTQNRLGMYWEATEVETRLKLIMKGIHNSCLEASKKYGMEGNYMAGANIAGFTKVADAMLAQGIV; via the coding sequence ATGTCCGATATAATTGAAGCACTTAAAAAACGCAATCCCGGAGAAACTGAATTTCACCAGGCGGCGGAAGAAGTTATTGACACCATAAAACCGGTTCTCGATAAAAACGAAAAATATCGCAAACACAAAATTTTAGAAAGAATGTTAGAGCCCGAACGGCTAATTTCATTCAGGATAGAATGGATCGATGATTCGGGTGAAATTCAGATTAACAAAGGCTACCGCGTTCAAATGAATAGTGCAGTAGGCCCTTATAAAGGAGGTTTGCGTTTCCATCCTTCAGTAAATCCAAGTATTCTTAAGTTCCTGGCTTTCGAACAGATCTTTAAAAATGCACTTACTTCCTTACCATTGGGAGGAGGGAAAGGTGGATCCGATTTTAATCCGAAAGGGAAATCAGAATTTGAAGTAATGCGTTTTTGTCAGGCATTCATGAAGGAACTGTATCGACATATTGGCCCCACTCTGGATATTCCCGCAGGAGATATAGGCGTAGGAGGCAGGGAAATTGGTTATTTATTTGGTGCTTACAAAAAGATTGTCAACGAATTTACCGGTGTTCTTACCGGAAAGGGGCCCGGATGGGGTGGTAGCTTGATCAGGACAGAAGCTACAGGTTATGGCCTGGTTTTCTTTGCTGAAAATATGTTGAATGAAAAGAATGACGATCTGAATGGAAAAGTATGTCTTGTATCGGGTTCCGGGAATGTGGCTCAATACACCATGGAGAAATTAATACATTGTGGAGCAAAGGTGGTCACGTTTTCAGATTCTTCCGGTTATATATATGATGATGAAGGTGTGAGTCAGGATAAATTGGAGTTCATTAAGGAATTAAAAAATGAAAAGAGAGGCAGAGTAGAGGAGTACGCCAAAAAATACAAAAACAGTCAGTTCACTGCAGTGAATAAAGATTCGGATTCTAATCCTTTATGGGATAACAAGGCTGATTGTGCTTTCCCCTGTGCCACGCAAAATGAAATCGGCACTAAGGATGCCAATAACATTGTAAAAAATGGCATTAAACTGCTTGCAGAGGGGGCTAACATGCCTTTGACTGCAGAAGCAATAGAGATCATTTTAGATAATAAGATAGCTTATGCCCCGGGGAAAGCGTCCAATGCAGGCGGAGTTGCGACTTCAGGCCTTGAAATGACCCAAAACCGATTGGGTATGTATTGGGAAGCTACAGAAGTAGAAACCAGATTAAAATTAATCATGAAGGGCATTCACAACAGTTGTCTGGAAGCTAGTAAAAAGTACGGAATGGAAGGAAATTATATGGCTGGTGCAAACATAGCAGGATTTACAAAAGTCGCGGATGCTATGCTGGCTCAGGGGATTGTTTAA
- a CDS encoding ribulose-phosphate 3-epimerase has product MANTLIAPSLLAADFANIEKEVNMLNQSEADFIHLDVMDGVFVPNISFGLPVISAVKKHAKKALDVHLMIVEPDKYIADFKKAGADWISVHYEACPHLHRSIQNIKSHNCKAGVVLNPHTPVELLDNILPELDYVLLMSVNPGFGGQKFIPHVIEKVRKLRTMCDDKNPACHIEVDGGVNAVNAVELVKAGADMLVAGSFVFNSENPTKVISDLKNISADSYVA; this is encoded by the coding sequence ATGGCCAATACCTTAATTGCTCCTTCTTTACTTGCAGCCGATTTTGCCAATATTGAGAAAGAAGTCAATATGTTAAATCAAAGCGAAGCCGATTTTATTCATCTCGATGTTATGGACGGAGTTTTTGTACCAAATATTTCATTTGGATTACCTGTCATTTCTGCAGTAAAAAAACATGCAAAAAAGGCTTTGGATGTTCATTTGATGATCGTTGAGCCCGATAAATACATTGCAGATTTCAAAAAGGCAGGTGCAGATTGGATCAGTGTTCACTATGAAGCTTGTCCCCATTTGCATCGCAGTATTCAAAATATTAAAAGCCATAATTGTAAAGCAGGTGTCGTTTTAAACCCGCACACGCCGGTGGAATTGCTCGACAATATATTGCCTGAGCTTGATTATGTTCTTTTAATGTCTGTAAACCCTGGATTTGGCGGCCAAAAATTTATTCCTCATGTTATTGAGAAAGTAAGGAAACTAAGAACTATGTGCGATGATAAAAATCCGGCCTGTCATATTGAAGTGGATGGAGGTGTAAACGCCGTGAATGCAGTTGAACTAGTAAAAGCCGGGGCAGATATGTTGGTTGCCGGTAGTTTTGTATTCAATTCTGAAAATCCCACAAAAGTAATTTCCGATTTGAAAAATATCAGTGCCGATTCTTACGTTGCCTGA